The following is a genomic window from Staphylococcus saccharolyticus.
CGCTTGAGACGCACGGTCTAAGTTTCTAGAAGCTTTAACAGCGGCACAAGAGGGAGATTTTGTCAAAGCTGATTCATTGATTGAGGAAGCAGAGCAATGTATTGCTGATGCGCATCGTGCACAAACGAGTTTACTTCAAAAAGAAGCACAAGGTGATGATATTGCTTATAGCGTGACAATGATGCATGGTCAAGATCACTTAATGACTACAATTTTACTCAAAGATTTAATGAAGCATTTAATACAACTATATAAAAGAGGGTGATGAGCTTGATGAAGAAATTAATAGCTCAGATAGAAAAGGGAAAACCATTTTTCGAAAAATTATCTAGAAGTATCTACCTAAGAGCAATTCGTGATGGCTTTATTTCAGCTATACCAGTCATCTTATTCTCTAGTTTGTTCTTATTAATTGCTTATGTACCAAATGTCTTTGGCTTTAAATGGAGTAAAGACATGGAAATGATTTTAATGAAAGCTTACAATTATACGATGGGTCTCGTTGCATTTCTTGTTGCAGGTACAACAGCCAAATCTTTAACAGATTCATACAATCGTAAATTAGAAAGTACGAATCAAATCAACTTTATCTCAACCATGCTTGTATCAATGTGTGGATTCTTATTCTTAGCTTCAGATCCAGCTAAAGATGGTGGCTTCTTGAGTGCATTTATGGGAACAAAAGGTTTATTAACAACCTTTTTAAGTGCATTTATCACAGTGATTATCTATTACTTCTGTGTTAAAAAGAATATCACTATCAAAATGCCTAAAGAAGTACCACCTAACATTTCTCAAGTATTCAAAGATATTATTCCATTTTCAATTGTTATATTAGTACTTTATGCGTTTGATTTAATCATTCACTCAACTGTTAAAACGAATGTTGCAGAAGAGGTACTGAAAGTCTTTGAACCACTATTTACTGCAGCAGATGGATGGATAGGTGTGACAATTATTTTTGGAGCGTTTGCTTTCTTCTGGTTTGTTGGTATACATGGACCTTCAATCATCGAACCTGCAATTGCAGATATTACTTATGCCAATGTTGAAACAAACTTAAAGTTATTACATACTGGGGAACACGCTGATAAAGTTATTACTTCTGGTACTCAAATGTTTATCGCAACAATGGGTGGTACCGGTGCCACTTTAGTTGTTCCATTTATGTTTATGTGGATGACGAAATCAAAACGTAACAAAGCAATTGGACGTGCATCGGTAGTACCAACGTTCTTTGGTGTTAACGAACCAATTTTGTTTGGTGCACCATTGGTACTCAATCCAGTGTTCTTTATTCCATTTGTTTTAACGCCAATCGTCAATGTGTGGATTTTCAAGTTCTTCGTTGATGCACTCGGAATGAATAGTTTTAGTATTAACTTACCTTGGACAACTCCCGGACCTTTAGGAATTATTATGGGTACACAATTTGTATTATTATCATTTGTATTAGCCATTGTCTTAATCATTGTGGATATTATTATCTATTATCCATTCTTAAAAGTATACGATAGCGAAATCTTAGATGAGGAAGAAGGGCGCGTAGAAGTTGATAATGATTTAAAAGATAAAGTAGCTGCCAATTTTGATACTAAAAAAGCAGATGCTATTATTACAAACGCTTCTGAATCAACTGCATCAGAAACTCATTCATCAACGGTCGAAACATCTACCAACACAGCTACAAATGATTTAATTACTGAGCAAATCAATGTACTTGTGTTGTGTGCCGGTGGTGGTACAAGTGGTTTATTAGCAAATGCTCTAAACAAAGTCGCAAAAGAGTATGATGTATCAGTAAAAGCAGCAGCTGGAGGGTATGGCTCGCATGTAGATATTATGAAAGAATATCAACTCATTATTTTAGCCCCACAAGTGGCATCAAATTATGAAGATATTAAACAAGACACTGATAAATTAGGTATTAAATTAGTTAAAACATAAGGTGCTGAATATATCAAATTAACTAGAGATGGCGAAGCAGCATTATACAACAACAATTTAAAAACTAGATAGGAGTTTTATACATGACTAAGAAATTACCTGAAGACTTTATTTTTGGTGGAGCAACAGCAGCTTATCAAGCAGAAGGTGCAACTCAAACTGATGGTAAAGGACGTGTCGCATGGGATACGTACTTAGAGAAAAATTATTGGTATACTGCAGAGCCTGCAAGTGACTTTTATAATAAATATCCCATTGACTTAAAATTAAGTGAGGAATTTGGGGTAAATGGCATTTGTATTTCAATTGCATGGTCTCGAATTTTCCCTAAAGGATATGGTGAAGTAAATACCAAGGGTGTTGAATATTACCATAAACTCTTTGAAGAATGTCACAAGCGTCATGTAGAACCATTTATAACACTTCATCATTTTGATACACCAGAAGTCATAAAGATGGAGATTTCTTAAATCGTAAAAAAATTGACTATTTTGTAGATTACGCAGAGTTTTGTTTTAAAGAATTTCCTGAAGTTAAATACTGTACAACATTTAATGAGATTGGACCTATTGGAGATGGCCAATATTTAGTTGGCAAATTCCCACCAGGTATTAAATATGATTTTGAAAAAGTATTTCAATCACATCATAACATGATGGTTGCACATGCACGAGCAGTGAAACTCTTTAAAGATTGTAATTATAATGGTGAAATCGGCGTGGTACATGCATTACCAACCAAATATCCATATGATTCTTCTAATCCTGAAGATGTTAAAGCGGCAGAACTTGAAGACATCATTCATAATAAATTTATCTTAAATGCTACGTATTTAGGGAAATACTCACGTGAAACAATGGCCGGTGTACAGCATATTTTATCGGTAAATGGTGGTCAACTTGAAATTTCTGATGAAGATTACAAAATTTTAGATGCAGCTAAAGATTTAAATGATTTTTTAGGTATCAACTATTATATGAGTGATTGGATGCGTGGATATGAAGGAGAATCAGAAATCACGCACAACGCTACCGGAGATAAAGGAGGCTCTAAATATCAACTTAAAGGCGTTGGGCAACGTGAATTTGATATTGATGTACCACGTACAGATTGGGATTGGATGATTTACCCGCAAGGTTTATACGATCAAATCATGAGAGTAGTTAAAGATTATCCTAGTTATCATAAAATATATGTAACTGAAAATGGATTAGGATATAAAGATGAATTTGATGAAAAAGAAAAGACTGTTCATGATGATGCATGTATAGATTATGTTAAAAAAATTTAAACGTCATTGCAGATGGGGCGAATGTTAAAGGATATTTCTTATGGTCTCTAATGGACGTATTCTTATGGTCAAATGGCTATGAGAAAAGATATGGTCTTTTCTATGTAGATTCTGATACTCAAGAAAGATATCCGAAGAAAAGTGCCTATTGATATAAAGAACTAGCAGAAAGTAAGGAAATTAAATAATAAATTTTATAATCAGTAAAAAGTACACTTATTTTTCAGTGTATTATTATAAATGAGGATCAGACCGTCATCTGATCCTTTTTTTCAATCGGATAAATGCTCATCGAGAAGACGAATGGTATATAATAAATAAAAAAAGAGTGGTAATGATGAAATCAAAACTAGCAACAATAGTCTTTATTGTCATTGCAGCTGGAACATTAATTTTAATTATTATTTTTAATAATAGACAAACAGTGACATATACGTCATCTCCAACATCTTTTACTACAAATCAAATTGCAACAGTATTTGTCCTTGGTTATGGCGGAAGTGAGAACTCTGAGACGTTTATGGTTAATCAAGCAGTAAAAAAAGGTGTTACCAAAGATATAACTACAGCTAAAGTTACGCCTAATGGGAAAGTGACCTTTGATACAAAGTTGAGTCTTTACGCTAGAAACCCAATTATTAAAGTGGAGTTTACAGATAATCAAAACGGCGATTTTAATCTGAATGCACAATGGATTAAGATGAATTAACACAACTTAAAATGCGGTATGATATTCAACAATTCAACTTTGTTGGTCATTCAATGGGAAACATGTCATTTGCATTTTATATGAAAAACAATGGTATTGATAATGATTTACCTCAATTAAAAAAGAAGTTAATATTGCTGGTGTTTATAATGGCGTTTTAAATATTAATGACAAAGTGAATGAAATTAGCATAAATATAAATGGTAAACCTAGCAGAATGAATGACGGTTACAAATAACTTTTAATACTCAAGAACATCTACAAAGGAAAGTAAATTGAAGTGTTAAATATCTACGGTGATCTTCAAGATGGTTGTCATTCGGATGGACGTGTGTCAAATAGTTTATCACAATCTCTTAAGTATTTACTAGGTAATAGCCCTAAATTTTATAAAGAAATAAAATATACAGGTAAGACAGCTCAACATAGTCAATTACACGAAAATAAAGATGTTGCTAATAAAATTAATCAATTCTTGTGGAATAAATAACTACACAAGCCCACTACACGACTACTTCTTAGGGTAAACGGGTCATAATATAAAGTAGTTATATGTTGATTCATTCAAGACATTAGTATGTTAAATGACTTAATCATTTTAATTAAGCAACTACGTTATTCAAACATTTCGTCAAACACTTAACAAAGTGCAACATTTATTTTCCCCATAACCCATCTATCAATACAGCGACAAAATCTAGCACTTTTACAATTAATTAGCAAAGTCTAATATTCTATTAATCCTTCATGTCAAAAAATATTAACCTAATAATCCTCGGTAAATCTAGACCTACAGTAAACTCTTGTCACAACAGCCAGTTCTTCACCAACTATTGCAATATTCAATCAAAAGTTAACCTAATAATGATTGCGATAGTTCTTTAAGAGGTATAGTATAGCTATAAACTATTTAAAAAGGGTGAGATTATGAATAACAATCAACAAATTGTTTTTAATAAAGTACCTGAGGGTATGCCTCAAGATGATACTTTTAAATATGAGGATACTGAAGTTATAGAACCTTCAGGTCATGAAGTACAATTAAAGACATTATATATTTCAGTAGATCCGTATATGAGAGGACGTATGACAAATGTAGATTCATATGTGAATCCTTTTAAACAAGGAGAGCCATTCAACGGGCACATTGTAACTAAAGTATTAAAATCAAATGCCAATGAATTTCAAGAAGGAGATATCGTTGTAGGGATGCTCCCTTGGAAGAAAATTAATACAGTAAATAGTCAACAAGTGAATAAAGTACCTTCAACTGATGTTCCGCTTTATTTATATTTAAGTGTCTTAGGAATGCCTGGACAAACAGCTTATCATGGTTTGTTAAATATTGGAGAACCACAAGAAGGCGAGACAGTTGTAGTCTCTGCAGCATCAGGAGCAGTTGGTTCAGTAGTAGGTCAAATTGCTAAAATTAAAGGTTGCAAAGTCGTAGGTATTGCCGGTGGAGACAAAAAAGTGAGTTATCTCACTGAAGAATTAAACTTTGATGGTGGAATCGATTACAAAAAAGATAATTTTGCACAAGCGCTTAGAGAAGCTGTGCCGAATGGTATAGATGTTTACTATGAAAATGTAGGTGGTGAAATAGGAGACGAAGTCTTCAAACATCTTAATACTCATGCTAGAATACCAGTATGTGGGGCTATTTCTTCTTACAATCACCCAGAAAAAGACATAGGTACAAGAATTCAAGGAACACTTATTAAAAAACAAGCAATGATGAGAGGTTTCCTTGTAGCAGAATTTGCTGATGATTTTAAAAATGCTAGTGAACAACTTGCGAAATGGGTACAAGAAGGTAAAATCAAAACGGAAGTGTCAATTGAAGAAGGGTTTGATAGAGTACCCAAAGCTTTCAGAAACTTATTGACTGGAGATAATTTTGGTAAGCAAGTCATTAAAGTCGCTGATGATTAGAGGTTTAAACTATAAGTACTTTTAATCTAGAAAATTTATTGATAACGTTCCAGAAGTAAAGTTTTTATTAGAAGAGGGCTTCTTAGCCAAATGATGGTGAAACATAAATCGTAATTATAGATGATTAAACATATTCATAATTATTGACTGATAAATAATGAGATTAACTCGTGATTTTCATTTTTAAATTGGAAACCTCAACTCAAGATTATCCTTAAATCAATTTTTAAACTGAGTAATTTTGGGAACGAAACTACAACAAAAAGAATTTCATAACGAAATTTTACAGACAAAGCATGTTGGGTAAAAGTAGGTTTGTGAATTTAAAATGAATGCTGTCCAACTTTAAACAAGTATCGTAAACTAGGTTGGTATTAAGTTAATAACATTTCCGAAAAAACTTTGCTCATTGTTTGATTTTACATAAAACCTAAATGCAGTAGTCGAAATTATATTGTTAACTTAATGCTCAAATTCAACCGATGTGTTCGAACTTAATGCTATAATCAATATAAATAAGTTTTAAGAGGTGGCATAATGAAAGCAATAGGATATAATGCGCCATTTAAAATTAGAAGAGGGTAATCAATTTGAAGCATTTGATGTTGATATTCCGATGCCTTCTGGACATGAATTATTAGTTAAAATACAAAGTATAAGTGTGAATCCCGTAGATACAAAGCAACGACTAATGTCAGTAGACGAAGCACCACGTATACTTGGGTTTGATGCAGTTGGTATAGTTGAAAAAGCTGGTGACCAGGTATCCATGTTTGAAACCAGGAGATAGAGTCTTTTATTCGGGTTCTCCTAACCAAAATGGATCAAATGAAGAATATCAACTTATAGAAGAATATTTAGTTGCCCTTGCACCAAATCATTTGAGCGCAGAGCAAGCAGCGAGTTTGCCACTAACTGGTATAACAGCTTATGAAACTTTGTTTGACGTATTCGGTATTTCACAAGATTCTAGCGACAATAATGGCAAATCGCTTCTTATTATTAATGGTGCTGGTGGTGTAGGAAGTATTGCTACACAAATCGCTAATTATTATGATTTAAAAGTAATAACAACGGCTTCAAGAAAAGAAACAACACAATGGTCAAAAGACATAGGTGCAGATATTGTATTAAATCATAAGGAAAATTTACAACGGCAATTTAAAGCACATGGCATTGATGGCGTAGATTGCATTTTTTGTATGTTTAACTCAGATATGTATTATGAAACTATGATTGATTTAGTGAAACCTAGAGGTCACATTGCTACAATTGTTGCATTCAATGAGCATCAAGACCTAAATGCATTGAAATCAAAGAGTATTACTTTTACACATGAATTTATGTTTGCGCGTCCACTCTGTAATACTCAAGATATGATAAAACATCATAATTATTTAAAAGATATTGCAGAAAAGGTAGAGCAAGGACATTTTCGTCATACATCTACAAAAGTTATTGAAGGTTTAAATGCTGAAACGCTTTATCAAGCATATCAAATTTTAGAGTCAAATACTATGATTGGAAAACTAGTAATCAATATAGAAAATTAGTGGTTTAGGAAAAGATATTTATTGATTCATTGCTTCTATATGTTTTAAAATAATTATCACACCTACGACACGCTAACTATTCGTTATAAAAAGAGTATTATTATACAGTGTTTGAATAATTATCGAAATATTCAGTTAGAGTTAGTGACTCTTTACTAGTTAAAAATAAAGGTGACAATAGTCGGTATTATTACAAATCAATCAATAATAAACGATGATTTAATCAATGAGTGTTTTCAAACATAGGCAATAAGGAATAGATGACTATAAGTCGTACTTCTTTAAATATTTTTAAAATTAGATATAAATTTGTTTTTTTTAATGTTTTGAAAATTATTTATAGGGTACATATTTTATGTAAAAACTTAATTCATCATTGCCTAAGGAGGTGACATGCGAGGTGAAAAGACTTAAGAATTTTATTCTCGGCCTATTAATTGTTGCAATTGTTGGATTCTTATTGTTTATGTACATAAAAGATAGTCGCATCAAAAATTATCAAGACTACTTTTTACAAATCAACTGGTTCCAACCATTATTAATTGCACTTGCGGGACTACTGATATTAATAGGTATCATTTTAGTACTAAGTACATTCAAACCTACGCATCGCAAACCTGGACTTTATAAAGATTTTGACGACGGTCATATTTATGTTTCTCGAAAAGCAGTAGAAAAATCTGCTTATGATACTATCACAAAATATGATCAAGTAAGACAACCTAATGTTGTAAGTAAACTATACAACAAGAAAAACAAATCTTTTATTGACATCAAAGCTGACTTTTTTGTTCCAAATAATGTTCAAGTAAAAACTTTATCTGAAAGTATCCGTTCAGACATTAAACATAATGTTGAACATTTTACAGAAATACCAGTACGAAAATTAGAAGTAAATGTTCGTGAC
Proteins encoded in this region:
- a CDS encoding lactose-specific PTS transporter subunit EIIC → MMKKLIAQIEKGKPFFEKLSRSIYLRAIRDGFISAIPVILFSSLFLLIAYVPNVFGFKWSKDMEMILMKAYNYTMGLVAFLVAGTTAKSLTDSYNRKLESTNQINFISTMLVSMCGFLFLASDPAKDGGFLSAFMGTKGLLTTFLSAFITVIIYYFCVKKNITIKMPKEVPPNISQVFKDIIPFSIVILVLYAFDLIIHSTVKTNVAEEVLKVFEPLFTAADGWIGVTIIFGAFAFFWFVGIHGPSIIEPAIADITYANVETNLKLLHTGEHADKVITSGTQMFIATMGGTGATLVVPFMFMWMTKSKRNKAIGRASVVPTFFGVNEPILFGAPLVLNPVFFIPFVLTPIVNVWIFKFFVDALGMNSFSINLPWTTPGPLGIIMGTQFVLLSFVLAIVLIIVDIIIYYPFLKVYDSEILDEEEGRVEVDNDLKDKVAANFDTKKADAIITNASESTASETHSSTVETSTNTATNDLITEQINVLVLCAGGGTSGLLANALNKVAKEYDVSVKAAAGGYGSHVDIMKEYQLIILAPQVASNYEDIKQDTDKLGIKLVKT
- the amaP gene encoding alkaline shock response membrane anchor protein AmaP, which gives rise to MKRLKNFILGLLIVAIVGFLLFMYIKDSRIKNYQDYFLQINWFQPLLIALAGLLILIGIILVLSTFKPTHRKPGLYKDFDDGHIYVSRKAVEKSAYDTITKYDQVRQPNVVSKLYNKKNKSFIDIKADFFVPNNVQVKTLSESIRSDIKHNVEHFTEIPVRKLEVNVRDQKTSGPRVL
- a CDS encoding NADP-dependent oxidoreductase, whose protein sequence is MNNNQQIVFNKVPEGMPQDDTFKYEDTEVIEPSGHEVQLKTLYISVDPYMRGRMTNVDSYVNPFKQGEPFNGHIVTKVLKSNANEFQEGDIVVGMLPWKKINTVNSQQVNKVPSTDVPLYLYLSVLGMPGQTAYHGLLNIGEPQEGETVVVSAASGAVGSVVGQIAKIKGCKVVGIAGGDKKVSYLTEELNFDGGIDYKKDNFAQALREAVPNGIDVYYENVGGEIGDEVFKHLNTHARIPVCGAISSYNHPEKDIGTRIQGTLIKKQAMMRGFLVAEFADDFKNASEQLAKWVQEGKIKTEVSIEEGFDRVPKAFRNLLTGDNFGKQVIKVADD